In Phaeobacter piscinae, one genomic interval encodes:
- a CDS encoding MarR family winged helix-turn-helix transcriptional regulator: protein MQTDRSKDRLRLWLKVLKATRAVESEIRENLRQKFTTTLPRFDVMAALSQHLDGLKMSELSGVLKVSNGNVTGIVERLVDDGHVQREKVPGDRRASRVRLTEAGIAEFARQAAAHEAWIDQMFDSVPEAEVQTLSDALDQVARRLENEGRDR, encoded by the coding sequence ATGCAAACCGACCGCTCCAAGGACCGGCTGCGGCTGTGGCTGAAAGTGCTCAAGGCAACCCGCGCCGTGGAGAGCGAAATTCGCGAAAACCTGCGACAGAAATTTACCACCACGCTGCCGCGGTTTGACGTGATGGCAGCCCTGAGCCAGCATCTTGACGGGCTGAAGATGAGCGAGCTGTCTGGCGTGCTGAAAGTGTCCAATGGCAATGTCACCGGCATCGTCGAACGGCTGGTGGATGACGGCCATGTGCAGCGCGAGAAGGTCCCCGGAGATCGCCGCGCCAGCCGGGTAAGGCTGACGGAGGCGGGGATCGCGGAATTTGCCCGTCAGGCCGCCGCCCATGAGGCCTGGATTGACCAGATGTTTGACAGCGTGCCCGAAGCCGAGGTTCAGACGCTCTCTGATGCGTTGGATCAGGTGGCCAGACGGCTTGAAAATGAAGGACGCGACAGATGA
- a CDS encoding SDR family NAD(P)-dependent oxidoreductase: MSDLAGKELADKHVVITGGGSGVGAALARSFARRGARLTLLGRRIEPLEEVAAETGALPLACDVTEAEPVRAALDTARQQHGPVSVAIANAGAAPSKPFAKMDLADFEAALAVNLSGVFNLWQAALPDMKSAGWGRMIAVASTAGLKGYPYVSGYCAAKHGVLGLTRSLALELARSGITVNAICPGFIETPLLERSIATIVSTTGMSEEAAAKSLRAGNPQGRFIQPEEVADAALFLASSSAASINGSALPITGGEI, encoded by the coding sequence ATGAGCGATCTGGCGGGTAAAGAGCTGGCGGACAAACACGTGGTGATCACCGGTGGTGGCTCCGGTGTTGGCGCTGCATTGGCGCGCAGCTTTGCCAGGCGCGGCGCGCGGCTCACGCTGCTTGGCCGGCGGATTGAACCGCTGGAGGAGGTGGCCGCTGAAACGGGCGCCCTGCCACTTGCCTGTGACGTGACCGAGGCAGAGCCGGTGCGGGCGGCACTTGATACGGCGCGACAGCAGCATGGGCCGGTGAGTGTTGCTATTGCCAATGCAGGTGCTGCGCCGTCGAAACCCTTTGCCAAGATGGATCTGGCGGATTTCGAGGCGGCTTTGGCTGTCAACCTGTCGGGGGTGTTCAACCTGTGGCAGGCCGCGCTCCCTGATATGAAGTCGGCAGGCTGGGGGCGGATGATTGCTGTTGCCTCAACTGCCGGGCTCAAGGGGTATCCTTATGTTTCGGGGTATTGCGCGGCAAAACATGGGGTTCTGGGCCTCACGCGGTCGCTGGCGCTGGAACTGGCGCGCAGTGGGATCACCGTAAATGCAATTTGTCCGGGTTTCATTGAGACGCCGCTGCTTGAGCGGTCGATTGCGACCATTGTGTCCACCACCGGGATGAGCGAGGAAGCGGCGGCAAAATCGCTGCGCGCAGGCAACCCGCAAGGCCGCTTTATCCAGCCGGAAGAGGTGGCGGATGCGGCGCTGTTCCTTGCCTCCTCTTCAGCAGCGTCCATCAATGGCAGCGCGCTGCCCATTACCGGAGGTGAGATCTGA
- a CDS encoding bifunctional salicylyl-CoA 5-hydroxylase/oxidoreductase produces MKIACLGGGPAGLYFAISTKLRQPGAEITVFERNKPDDTFGWGVVLSDDALENLTANDPVSAGQIRDKFAYWDDIAVVHGGARTVSGGHGFAGIGRKAMLVILQERARELGIDLQFETEVGPAASYQADYDLVVACDGLNSRVRSEFADQFKPNVDVRPCKFIWLGTKQKFDDAFTFIFEKTQHGWMWIHAYQFDAETATVIVECSAQTWENWGFEAMSKDEILRTCEEIFADHLDGHSLISNADHLRGSAVWINFPRVLCETWHHENVVLLGDASATAHFSIGSGTRLAFDSAIALAEFITTEPTLEQAFVRYQEERRLDVLRLQSAARNSLEWFEEVERYLDMDPVQFNYSLLTRSQRISHENLRLRDADWLASAEKWFQEAAGAPADAPTRPPMFAPYKLREMQLKNRIVVSPMAQYKAKDGCPTDWHLIHYGERAKGGAGLVYTEMTCVSAEGRITPGCPGLYAPEHETAWTRLTDFVHAETDAKICCQIGHSGRKGSTQLGWETMDAPLRDGNWETVSASAIAWSDGNPAPREITRAEMDAIKDEFVAAAQMAERAGFDMIELHAAHGYLISSFISPKSNIRTDAYGGSLENRLRYPLEVFDAMRAVWPADKPMSVRISANDWVGNEGVTPEEAVEIARAFTAAGADIIDVSAGQTSTEAQPVYGRMFQTPFSDRIRNDAGIATMAVGNIYEADHANSILMAGRADLVCVGRPHLADPYWTLHEASRIGDRHADWPLPYLAGRDQAWRLADRDAEVIRA; encoded by the coding sequence ATGAAAATCGCCTGTTTGGGAGGCGGCCCGGCTGGCCTCTACTTTGCGATCTCAACCAAGTTGCGCCAACCTGGTGCTGAGATCACGGTTTTTGAGCGTAACAAACCGGATGACACGTTCGGTTGGGGCGTTGTGCTGTCTGATGATGCGCTTGAGAACCTGACTGCGAACGATCCTGTCAGCGCCGGGCAGATCCGCGATAAATTTGCCTATTGGGATGATATCGCCGTGGTGCATGGCGGCGCGCGGACCGTTTCAGGTGGCCATGGGTTTGCCGGGATTGGTCGTAAGGCTATGCTGGTGATCCTTCAGGAGCGCGCGCGCGAACTGGGCATTGATCTGCAGTTTGAGACGGAAGTCGGGCCCGCAGCCTCCTATCAGGCGGACTATGATCTGGTGGTGGCCTGTGACGGGTTGAATTCCCGCGTCCGCAGTGAATTTGCGGACCAATTCAAGCCCAACGTCGATGTGCGCCCATGTAAGTTCATCTGGCTGGGCACGAAGCAGAAATTCGACGATGCCTTTACCTTTATCTTTGAGAAGACACAGCACGGCTGGATGTGGATCCATGCCTATCAATTTGATGCCGAGACCGCGACGGTGATTGTCGAATGCTCTGCTCAGACCTGGGAAAACTGGGGGTTTGAAGCGATGAGTAAGGACGAGATCCTGCGGACCTGCGAGGAGATCTTTGCCGATCATCTGGACGGGCATTCCCTGATTTCGAATGCCGATCACCTGCGCGGCTCTGCGGTGTGGATCAACTTCCCGCGGGTTCTGTGTGAGACTTGGCACCATGAAAACGTGGTATTGCTGGGCGATGCCTCGGCCACGGCCCATTTCTCCATCGGTTCGGGAACCCGGCTTGCGTTCGACAGTGCGATTGCATTGGCAGAGTTCATCACGACCGAACCGACGCTGGAGCAGGCGTTTGTGCGCTATCAGGAAGAGCGGCGGCTGGATGTGTTGCGGCTGCAATCGGCGGCGCGCAACTCGCTGGAGTGGTTCGAAGAAGTCGAGCGGTATCTGGATATGGATCCGGTGCAGTTCAACTATTCGTTGCTGACCCGGTCGCAGCGGATCTCCCACGAAAACCTGCGCCTGCGGGATGCAGACTGGCTGGCCTCGGCGGAGAAGTGGTTTCAGGAGGCTGCGGGCGCACCCGCAGATGCGCCGACCCGTCCACCAATGTTTGCGCCTTATAAGCTGCGCGAGATGCAGCTCAAAAACCGCATCGTGGTGTCGCCAATGGCGCAGTACAAGGCCAAGGATGGCTGTCCGACCGATTGGCATCTCATTCACTATGGCGAGCGCGCTAAGGGCGGCGCGGGTCTGGTCTATACCGAAATGACCTGTGTCTCGGCTGAAGGGCGGATCACGCCCGGCTGTCCCGGCCTATACGCCCCAGAGCATGAGACGGCGTGGACGCGGCTGACGGATTTTGTTCATGCTGAGACCGACGCGAAGATCTGCTGTCAGATTGGCCATTCGGGTCGCAAGGGATCCACCCAATTGGGCTGGGAGACCATGGACGCACCGCTGCGGGACGGGAACTGGGAAACGGTCTCCGCCTCGGCCATTGCGTGGTCTGATGGCAACCCGGCCCCGCGGGAGATCACGCGGGCGGAGATGGACGCGATTAAGGATGAATTCGTTGCCGCAGCGCAGATGGCTGAACGGGCAGGGTTTGACATGATCGAACTCCATGCGGCGCATGGCTATCTGATTTCTTCCTTCATTTCTCCAAAATCCAACATTCGGACCGATGCCTATGGCGGGTCGCTGGAGAACCGGCTGCGCTACCCGCTGGAGGTGTTTGACGCCATGCGCGCGGTCTGGCCTGCGGACAAACCAATGTCCGTCCGTATTTCCGCCAACGATTGGGTTGGCAATGAAGGGGTGACGCCAGAGGAGGCGGTGGAGATCGCACGGGCCTTCACCGCGGCGGGGGCGGATATCATCGATGTGTCTGCGGGGCAGACATCAACGGAGGCGCAGCCGGTCTATGGCCGCATGTTCCAGACGCCGTTTTCGGACCGGATCCGCAATGATGCCGGGATCGCGACCATGGCGGTGGGCAATATCTATGAGGCGGATCACGCCAATTCCATCCTGATGGCCGGGCGGGCCGATCTGGTCTGTGTTGGGCGTCCGCATCTGGCGGATCCCTATTGGACCCTGCATGAGGCAAGCCGGATCGGCGACCGTCATGCAGATTGGCCGCTGCCGTATCTGGCGGGGCGGGATCAGGCCTGGCGTCTGGCAGACCGCGATGCAGAGGTGATCCGGGCATGA
- the ptsP gene encoding phosphoenolpyruvate--protein phosphotransferase, with product MVKTTESESRNLLMRLREAMAGDDAGQARLDKITQLIADSMHSEVCSVYLFRDDETLELCATQGLNVESVHQTRMRIGEGLVGRVARYGKVVNTPDAPNAKGFRYMPETGEERFASFLGVPIQRLGEMLGVLVVQSKEGREFSSDAVYALEVVAMVIAEMTELGAFVGEGAALSPLHQQPVLLRGTIAQEGAVEGHVWLHEPRVVVTNPIADDPHRELERLHEAVEELRVGVDKMLEVTQTGDKEQLQVLEAYRMFANSKGWMRRMEEDIGRGLSAEAAVEKEQSQARARMGQVQDAYLRERLSDLDDLSNRLLRILTGQGSETGAELPDDPVLIARNIGPGELLEYGRNLRGIVLEEGSVGSHAAIIARALAIPLVVHAKRITTEALNGDHIMVDGEQGVVHLRPDDTVVGAFRDKIAMQAKAQERYASIRDKQALTRDGRRVHLLMNAGLMADLPSLQNSGAEGVGLFRTELQFLVRNQMPKRSELVALYQRVLDAAGGKRVVFRTLDIGSDKVLPYMKPTDEPNPALGWRAIRVGLDKPGVMRMQLQALMRAANGRPLTLMFPFVAQFEEFRDAKAEVAKTLERERRLGHPLPEKLEVGAMLETPSLAFAPQKFFDEVEFLSIGGNDLKQFFFAADRENERVRKRYDTLNVSFLSFIAQIVERCEKSGTPLSFCGEDAGRPIEAVCLAAMGLRVLSMRPASVGPVKSLLMRVDLNDIRKIIADARHRGEQTVRPAVMQYLREL from the coding sequence ATGGTAAAGACGACCGAATCCGAAAGTCGCAACTTATTGATGCGCTTGCGCGAGGCGATGGCCGGTGATGACGCCGGTCAGGCCCGTCTGGACAAGATCACGCAGCTGATCGCCGACAGCATGCACAGCGAGGTGTGCTCGGTCTATCTGTTTCGCGATGACGAGACGCTTGAACTTTGCGCGACGCAGGGACTGAACGTCGAATCCGTGCACCAGACGCGCATGCGGATCGGCGAGGGGCTGGTGGGCCGTGTGGCGCGCTATGGCAAAGTGGTGAACACGCCTGATGCGCCCAATGCCAAGGGCTTCCGTTATATGCCGGAAACCGGAGAGGAGCGGTTTGCCTCCTTCCTGGGCGTGCCGATCCAGCGTCTGGGTGAGATGCTGGGCGTGCTGGTGGTGCAGTCCAAAGAGGGGCGTGAGTTTTCCTCTGACGCGGTTTATGCGCTGGAGGTGGTGGCCATGGTCATTGCTGAGATGACCGAATTGGGGGCTTTTGTCGGGGAAGGCGCGGCCTTGTCTCCGTTGCACCAACAGCCGGTCCTGTTGCGCGGCACCATCGCGCAGGAAGGCGCTGTTGAGGGCCATGTCTGGCTGCACGAGCCGCGCGTTGTGGTGACCAATCCGATTGCCGACGACCCCCACCGCGAGCTGGAGCGCTTGCATGAGGCGGTTGAGGAACTGCGCGTGGGTGTCGACAAGATGCTGGAGGTCACCCAGACCGGCGACAAAGAACAGTTGCAGGTGCTGGAAGCTTACCGGATGTTTGCCAATTCCAAGGGCTGGATGCGCCGGATGGAAGAGGACATTGGCCGCGGCTTGAGCGCAGAAGCCGCTGTGGAAAAAGAGCAATCGCAGGCGCGTGCCCGGATGGGCCAGGTGCAGGATGCCTATCTGCGCGAGCGTCTCAGTGATCTGGATGATCTGTCAAACCGCCTGCTGCGCATCCTGACCGGGCAGGGCAGCGAGACGGGCGCCGAGTTGCCTGATGATCCGGTTCTGATTGCGCGGAATATCGGTCCGGGAGAGTTGCTGGAATATGGCCGCAATCTGCGTGGTATCGTGCTGGAGGAAGGCTCTGTCGGCTCCCACGCGGCGATCATCGCCCGCGCGCTGGCAATCCCGCTGGTGGTCCATGCCAAACGTATCACGACCGAGGCGCTGAACGGCGACCACATCATGGTCGATGGGGAGCAGGGCGTGGTGCATCTGCGTCCCGATGATACCGTTGTCGGCGCCTTTCGTGATAAGATTGCCATGCAGGCCAAAGCGCAGGAGCGCTATGCCTCGATCCGGGACAAACAGGCGCTGACCAGGGATGGCCGCCGCGTGCATCTGCTGATGAATGCCGGGTTAATGGCGGATCTGCCGTCCCTGCAAAATTCCGGCGCCGAGGGTGTGGGCCTGTTCCGTACCGAACTGCAGTTTTTGGTGCGCAACCAGATGCCGAAACGTTCAGAACTGGTGGCGCTGTACCAGCGGGTGCTGGACGCGGCGGGCGGCAAGCGGGTGGTGTTTCGCACGCTGGATATCGGCTCGGACAAGGTGCTGCCCTATATGAAGCCGACGGATGAGCCCAATCCGGCGCTTGGCTGGCGGGCAATCCGTGTGGGTCTGGACAAGCCCGGTGTGATGCGGATGCAGCTGCAGGCGCTGATGCGGGCCGCCAATGGGCGTCCCCTTACGCTGATGTTCCCGTTTGTGGCCCAGTTCGAGGAGTTCCGCGACGCCAAGGCTGAGGTTGCCAAAACACTGGAGCGGGAGCGCCGTCTGGGCCATCCTCTGCCTGAGAAGCTGGAAGTCGGGGCGATGCTGGAAACCCCTTCTCTCGCCTTTGCGCCGCAGAAGTTCTTTGACGAGGTTGAATTCCTGTCGATTGGTGGCAATGACCTCAAGCAGTTCTTTTTTGCCGCTGACCGCGAGAACGAGCGGGTGCGCAAGCGCTACGATACGCTGAATGTCAGCTTCCTGAGCTTCATCGCGCAGATTGTTGAACGTTGTGAGAAATCCGGAACACCGCTCAGTTTCTGTGGCGAAGATGCTGGCCGCCCGATTGAGGCCGTCTGCCTTGCCGCGATGGGGTTGCGGGTGCTGTCCATGCGCCCGGCCTCAGTCGGTCCGGTGAAATCACTGCTGATGCGCGTGGATCTGAATGACATCCGCAAAATCATCGCCGACGCCCGGCACCGGGGGGAGCAGACGGTGCGCCCAGCGGTTATGCAGTATCTGCGAGAGCTCTGA
- a CDS encoding aspartate kinase: protein MPVLVMKFGGTSVANLDRIRRAAKRVGVEVAKGYDVIVIVSAMSGKTNELVGWVNETSPLFDAREYDAVVSSGENVTAGLMALTLQEMDIPARSWQGWQVPLKTTSAHSQARIEEIPPENINAKFGEGMRVAVVAGFQGISPEGRITTLGRGGSDTTAVAFAAAFEAERCDIYTDVDGVYTTDPRICDKARKLDKIAFEEMLELASLGAKVLQTRSVELAMRYKVKLRVLSSFEEQSDEAGTLVCDEEEIMESNVVAGVAYSRDEAKLTVQSVADRPGIAAHIFTALSEAGVNVDMIVQDISDEGRTDMTFSCPTDQVARAEQALQAVKEKGELNYAELLADRDVAKVSVVGIGMRSQSGVAAKMFKVLSDEGINIKVITTSEIKISVLIDRKYMELAVQALHDAFELDKAA from the coding sequence ATGCCCGTTCTTGTGATGAAATTCGGCGGCACATCTGTCGCCAATCTGGACCGCATCCGCCGCGCCGCCAAACGCGTTGGTGTCGAAGTGGCCAAGGGCTACGACGTGATCGTGATCGTCTCTGCGATGTCGGGCAAGACCAATGAGCTGGTCGGCTGGGTCAATGAGACCTCGCCGCTGTTTGATGCGCGCGAATATGATGCGGTTGTGTCCTCAGGGGAGAATGTCACCGCCGGGTTGATGGCGCTGACCCTGCAGGAAATGGATATTCCGGCGCGCAGCTGGCAGGGCTGGCAGGTGCCGCTGAAGACCACCAGCGCCCATAGCCAGGCGCGGATTGAGGAAATCCCGCCGGAAAACATCAACGCAAAATTTGGCGAAGGCATGCGTGTGGCCGTTGTTGCCGGCTTTCAGGGGATCAGCCCCGAGGGCCGCATCACCACGCTGGGCCGGGGCGGGTCGGATACCACTGCCGTGGCCTTTGCGGCGGCGTTTGAGGCTGAGCGCTGCGATATCTACACCGATGTGGACGGGGTTTACACCACTGACCCGCGGATTTGCGACAAGGCGCGCAAACTGGATAAGATCGCGTTTGAGGAAATGCTGGAGCTGGCGTCGCTGGGCGCCAAGGTTTTGCAGACCCGCTCGGTTGAGCTGGCGATGCGCTACAAGGTGAAACTGCGCGTGCTGTCCAGTTTCGAGGAACAATCCGACGAGGCCGGAACCCTGGTCTGCGACGAGGAGGAAATCATGGAATCCAATGTTGTGGCCGGTGTGGCCTATTCCCGTGACGAAGCCAAGCTGACCGTTCAGTCGGTTGCCGACCGTCCCGGAATTGCGGCGCATATCTTCACCGCGCTGAGCGAAGCGGGCGTGAATGTCGATATGATCGTGCAGGATATCTCTGACGAGGGCCGCACCGATATGACCTTCTCCTGCCCGACCGATCAGGTTGCGCGTGCAGAACAAGCGCTGCAGGCGGTGAAGGAAAAGGGCGAGCTGAACTATGCAGAGCTGTTGGCAGACCGTGATGTCGCCAAGGTTTCTGTGGTTGGCATCGGCATGCGCTCGCAATCTGGGGTTGCGGCGAAGATGTTCAAGGTGCTGTCAGACGAGGGCATCAATATTAAGGTGATCACCACCTCCGAAATCAAGATTTCGGTGCTGATTGACCGGAAATACATGGAACTTGCGGTGCAAGCACTGCATGATGCGTTTGAATTGGACAAGGCGGCCTGA
- a CDS encoding TrkH family potassium uptake protein yields the protein MLDLRPVGYVIGLLVAILGATMLFPLAVDLYDGQGEWPVFLESAVITILGGGLIALSCANGVREGLTIQQTFLLTTLVWVALPLFGALPLMLGATELRFVDAFFEAMSGLTTTGSTVISGLDDLPRGLLLWRGILQWLGGIGIIVVAMVFLPELRVGGMQIFRSEAFDTMGKILPRAQAIAKQISLIYVGLTVACMVVYMLLGMEPFDALVHALTTCSTGGFSNYDASFGTFSGAPEYAASVFMILAALPFVRYVQMINGQSKPLFRDSQIRAFLATIALLVVVTACVLVYVFPHHPEQAVREALFNITSIISGTGYASVDYMQWGSFLVMLFFFIGLIGGCAGSTACSVKIFRYQLLFASIRVQIQRIHSPHGVFVPRYQGRTVDAEVLSSVISFFMFFVVTLGIVAWALALTGLDFVTAVSGAATAVANIGPGLGDRIGPAGNFSTLNDGAKWILSAAMLIGRLELMAVYAILTIRFWRN from the coding sequence ATGTTGGATCTGCGTCCGGTTGGATATGTCATTGGCCTGTTGGTGGCCATTCTTGGGGCGACCATGCTGTTTCCTCTGGCCGTCGATCTATACGACGGGCAGGGGGAGTGGCCGGTTTTCCTCGAAAGCGCGGTGATCACCATCCTTGGCGGCGGGCTGATTGCGCTGTCCTGCGCCAATGGGGTGCGCGAGGGGCTGACCATTCAGCAGACCTTTCTGCTGACCACGCTGGTTTGGGTGGCGCTGCCGCTGTTTGGGGCCCTTCCGCTGATGCTGGGGGCCACCGAGCTGCGGTTTGTTGACGCGTTTTTCGAGGCGATGTCGGGCCTCACGACCACTGGCTCCACCGTGATCTCCGGCCTGGACGATCTGCCGCGCGGATTGTTGCTGTGGCGCGGTATCCTGCAATGGCTGGGCGGCATCGGAATTATTGTGGTCGCGATGGTGTTCCTGCCCGAGTTGCGGGTCGGCGGAATGCAGATTTTCCGCTCAGAAGCCTTTGACACTATGGGGAAAATCTTGCCTCGCGCGCAGGCGATCGCGAAGCAGATTTCACTGATCTACGTGGGGCTGACCGTCGCCTGCATGGTGGTCTATATGCTGTTGGGGATGGAGCCGTTTGACGCGCTGGTCCATGCGCTGACCACCTGTTCGACCGGCGGGTTTTCCAATTATGACGCGTCGTTCGGCACCTTCAGCGGCGCACCTGAATATGCGGCATCGGTGTTTATGATCCTCGCGGCGCTGCCGTTTGTGCGCTATGTGCAGATGATCAACGGGCAGTCCAAACCACTGTTTCGTGACAGTCAGATCCGGGCGTTTCTGGCGACAATTGCCCTGCTGGTGGTGGTGACCGCCTGTGTGCTGGTCTACGTTTTCCCGCATCATCCGGAACAGGCCGTGCGCGAAGCGCTGTTCAACATCACCTCGATCATTTCCGGCACCGGCTACGCCAGTGTCGATTATATGCAATGGGGCAGCTTTCTGGTCATGCTGTTCTTCTTCATCGGGTTGATCGGTGGCTGTGCGGGCTCCACCGCCTGTTCGGTCAAGATCTTCCGCTATCAGCTGCTGTTTGCCTCAATCCGGGTGCAGATCCAGCGGATCCATTCGCCACATGGGGTGTTTGTGCCGCGCTATCAGGGGCGCACGGTGGACGCCGAGGTGCTGAGCTCGGTCATTTCCTTTTTCATGTTCTTTGTCGTGACGCTGGGGATCGTGGCCTGGGCGCTGGCCCTGACGGGGTTGGATTTTGTAACTGCGGTGTCTGGTGCAGCAACGGCTGTGGCCAATATCGGCCCCGGCCTTGGCGATCGGATTGGACCAGCGGGCAATTTCTCGACGCTGAACGACGGGGCGAAGTGGATTCTGAGTGCAGCGATGCTGATCGGTCGGCTGGAACTGATGGCCGTTTACGCCATTCTGACCATCCGGTTCTGGCGCAACTAG
- the folE2 gene encoding GTP cyclohydrolase FolE2: protein MNSHSRNLTKAPDRADAEEALDLLRQWASAATETEIAQLNPAVARLLPDAPAGNYPDLSRHYPEGFVADSSYRATLPDLQNGPSSLIRGAHEQIQHVGISNFRLPIRFHTRDNGDLTLEASVTGTVSLDADKKGINMSRIMRSFYKHAERTFSFEVMEAALDDYLTDLESLDARLQMRFSFPVKVESLRSGLSGYQYYDIALEIVDHDGERTKIIHLDYVYSSTCPCSLELSEHARSSRGQLATPHSQRSVARISLVQEPGAPVLWFEDVIDHCRRAVPTETQVMVKREDEQAFAELNAANPIFVEDAARLFCEALQSDPRIGDFRVVASHQESLHSHDAISVLTQGQTFAARSIDPKMFATLIHQG from the coding sequence ATGAACTCTCACTCGCGTAATCTGACCAAGGCGCCTGATCGAGCAGACGCAGAAGAAGCGCTCGATCTGTTGCGCCAATGGGCCAGCGCGGCCACCGAGACCGAAATTGCCCAATTGAACCCGGCGGTTGCACGGCTTCTCCCGGATGCACCTGCCGGTAATTATCCCGATCTGTCGCGGCACTACCCTGAGGGGTTTGTGGCTGACAGCAGCTATCGTGCAACCCTGCCGGATCTGCAGAACGGCCCCTCCAGCCTGATCCGCGGGGCGCATGAGCAGATCCAGCATGTGGGGATTTCCAACTTTCGCCTGCCGATTCGCTTTCACACCCGCGACAATGGGGACCTGACGCTGGAAGCCAGCGTCACCGGCACCGTCAGCCTGGACGCCGACAAGAAGGGCATCAACATGTCCCGGATTATGCGGTCGTTCTACAAACATGCTGAGCGCACCTTCAGCTTTGAGGTGATGGAGGCAGCGCTGGACGATTATCTGACAGATCTGGAGAGCCTGGATGCGCGCCTTCAGATGCGGTTCTCCTTCCCGGTAAAGGTCGAAAGCCTTCGGTCAGGTCTGTCTGGCTATCAGTACTATGATATCGCTCTGGAAATCGTTGATCACGATGGCGAGCGGACCAAGATAATCCACCTTGATTATGTCTATTCCTCGACCTGCCCCTGCTCGCTTGAGTTGAGTGAGCACGCACGTAGTTCACGGGGACAGCTGGCAACACCGCATTCGCAGCGCTCGGTTGCGCGGATATCGCTGGTGCAGGAACCCGGCGCCCCGGTGCTGTGGTTTGAAGACGTGATTGATCATTGCCGCCGCGCGGTGCCGACCGAAACGCAGGTGATGGTGAAGCGTGAGGATGAACAGGCCTTTGCCGAGCTGAACGCGGCGAACCCGATCTTTGTGGAAGATGCCGCGCGGTTGTTCTGTGAGGCGCTGCAGTCGGACCCGCGGATTGGTGATTTCCGGGTTGTGGCCAGCCATCAGGAAAGCCTGCACAGCCACGACGCGATCAGCGTTCTGACACAGGGGCAGACATTTGCGGCCCGCAGCATTGATCCCAAGATGTTCGCGACCCTCATTCATCAGGGCTGA
- the metZ gene encoding O-succinylhomoserine sulfhydrylase has product MSETWNKRTKLVHGGTRRSQYNEVSEAIYLTQGFVYDSAEQAEARFIETGPDEFIYARYGNPTVAMFEERIAALEGAENAFATASGMAAVNGALTSMLKAGDHVVSAKALFGSCLYILENILTRFGVEVTFVDGTDLDAWRAALRPDTKAVFFESMSNPTLEVIDIAAVAELAHAVGATVVVDNVFSTPVFSNAIEQGADVVIYSATKHIDGQGRVLGGVILGTRDFIRGTVEPYMKHTGGSLSPFNAWTLLKGLETISLRVNAQADSALELAQALSGHPALLRLMYPGLEDHAQHALVQRQLGGKGGTVLSLDLKGGKEAAFRFLNALTIPVISNNLGDAKSIATHPATTTHQRLSEELKDELGITPGLVRFSVGLEDAGDLIADLTQALAAAEG; this is encoded by the coding sequence ATGAGCGAGACCTGGAACAAGCGCACCAAACTGGTGCATGGCGGCACCCGGCGCAGCCAGTACAATGAGGTCAGCGAAGCGATCTACCTGACGCAGGGCTTTGTCTATGACAGCGCTGAGCAGGCCGAGGCCCGGTTCATTGAGACCGGTCCCGATGAATTCATCTATGCCCGCTACGGCAACCCCACGGTGGCCATGTTCGAAGAGCGGATTGCCGCGCTGGAAGGGGCCGAGAACGCTTTTGCCACCGCATCCGGCATGGCGGCAGTCAACGGCGCGCTCACTTCGATGCTGAAGGCCGGTGACCATGTGGTATCAGCCAAGGCGCTGTTTGGCTCCTGTCTTTATATCCTTGAGAATATCCTGACCCGCTTTGGCGTTGAGGTGACTTTTGTTGATGGCACCGATCTTGACGCTTGGCGCGCGGCACTGCGGCCCGACACCAAGGCGGTGTTTTTCGAATCCATGTCCAACCCGACGCTGGAAGTGATCGATATTGCAGCGGTGGCAGAGCTGGCCCATGCGGTCGGTGCCACCGTCGTGGTGGACAATGTGTTCTCGACCCCGGTGTTCTCAAACGCCATCGAACAGGGTGCGGATGTGGTGATCTATTCCGCTACCAAGCATATCGACGGGCAGGGTCGGGTTCTGGGCGGTGTCATTCTTGGCACACGCGATTTTATCCGCGGCACCGTTGAGCCCTATATGAAACACACCGGCGGTAGCCTCAGCCCGTTCAATGCTTGGACCCTGCTAAAGGGGCTGGAGACGATTTCGCTACGGGTGAATGCGCAGGCGGACAGTGCGCTGGAACTGGCGCAGGCGCTGAGCGGTCATCCGGCGCTGTTGCGGTTGATGTATCCGGGGCTGGAAGATCACGCCCAACACGCGCTGGTCCAGCGGCAACTGGGCGGCAAGGGCGGCACTGTGCTGTCGCTGGATCTGAAGGGTGGCAAGGAGGCCGCCTTCCGCTTCTTGAACGCGCTCACCATCCCGGTGATCTCCAACAATCTGGGGGATGCGAAGTCCATTGCAACTCATCCGGCCACCACCACCCATCAGCGGCTGTCGGAGGAGTTGAAAGACGAGCTGGGCATCACCCCGGGGCTGGTGCGGTTCTCCGTCGGGCTGGAGGATGCAGGCGATTTGATTGCGGATCTGACGCAAGCGCTTGCGGCGGCTGAGGGCTGA